The window CGCGGGCCTATTGCAGAAAAGACATGTTGGCATCGGTTCTGAAATTGAAATTGTACGAAGCGGAGAGGTGATCCCAAAGCTCGATAAGGTCATCCAAAAATCAGATCGCCTCAGCATTCCTCAACAGTGCCCCTCCTGCGGGTATACCTTAGAATGGAATAAGGACTTTTTAAAATGCAACAATCCTTCCTGCAAAGCCAAAATCGAACAGGGTATCAGCCACTGGTTTAAAACCCTTGGCAATGCGGACTGGTTCGGCATAAAAACCATTCAAAAACTTGTAACTAATGGGTTTGACAGCCTTGAAAAGATCTATGCCATGGCAATTGATGATTTTATTGATATCGGTTTTGGACCGGTTCAGTCCAAAAATCTTGCAGAGGCGATTGATATAAGCATCAGTAAATCTGTGGAAGACTGGCGCTTTCTGGCTGCTTTCGGTGTTTCCGACCTTGGGCTGGGAGATAGCCGAAAGCTGCTTTCATACATCAGGCTGGAAGATCTTCTCAACGCAAAGGCTGAAGATATTGAGACCATACATGGCTTTGGATCCATCACCAGCCGGTCAATTTCAACCGGCATAGACAGGATAAAAGAGACTATCCATCATATGCTGTCTTTGGGTTTTAATCTGGAAAAAAGCGTTCTTGAAACCGATAAAAATATTTCCCATAATTTCTTTTTTGGTAAAAGAATCCTGTTCACCGGAAAAATGAAACAGGGCACCAGGGAATCCATGCAGGCAGCCGCCCGAAGACAAGGCGCAATGGTACAAAGTGCTGTTAGTAAAAATACGGAATATCTGATATGCGGAGAAAACCCGGGCCGGCAAAAAATTGCCAAAGCAAAAAAATGGGGAATCCGAATTATAGCTGAAAGCGAATATTTTGACATGTTGAAAAGACCGGGGGCTAAACGCCCCTCATGAAAATAGTTGGAGAGTATTATTCATTTGTTCTTATAAAACAGGTCAAAAAAAGCTTTTGGGGAATGCGTTTTTATTGTTTGCCATCAATTTTCATGCCCAACTGGCACAACGATGCATGAAACCTAAGGTTTGTCCGGGGAATCGCCGGTTTGCCCGGTACCAGACTTTACAATCTTATTTAGAAGTGAACGTACGGCAGCTATCTCGCTGAGATTAAATTTGAACCAGCCCCAAGGGGCAGAATCCCACGGCGGC is drawn from Thermodesulfobacteriota bacterium and contains these coding sequences:
- a CDS encoding BRCT domain-containing protein, translating into MENIETLVKTLKEYNEAYRSGKPLVSDHEYDRLVEKLKKLEPDHPFLQLVEPEKFSGKREIRHPAPMLSTEKAYSKNELMRFINRVEKEAVEIGIKQVIFKVTPKLDGLAGRDDGKIFATRGNGEVGYDISNAFKKGVIPLGGRGLGIGEIVIVKSYFNEHLSDQFEHPRNMVVGIISSDTLNEFAQKALQDKMVVFVPYGMLPTWEGSGNELLENTDKIIANLISRTDYPTDGVVAEITDGEVKKYMGATAHHYRWQVAIKKKGDTAVTVVEGITWQVGRTGNITPVLEVRPTRLSGATIRRVTAHHAGLLQKRHVGIGSEIEIVRSGEVIPKLDKVIQKSDRLSIPQQCPSCGYTLEWNKDFLKCNNPSCKAKIEQGISHWFKTLGNADWFGIKTIQKLVTNGFDSLEKIYAMAIDDFIDIGFGPVQSKNLAEAIDISISKSVEDWRFLAAFGVSDLGLGDSRKLLSYIRLEDLLNAKAEDIETIHGFGSITSRSISTGIDRIKETIHHMLSLGFNLEKSVLETDKNISHNFFFGKRILFTGKMKQGTRESMQAAARRQGAMVQSAVSKNTEYLICGENPGRQKIAKAKKWGIRIIAESEYFDMLKRPGAKRPS